One Gigantopelta aegis isolate Gae_Host chromosome 1, Gae_host_genome, whole genome shotgun sequence genomic region harbors:
- the LOC121367943 gene encoding interleukin-1 receptor-associated kinase 4-like, with the protein MGRITVTEETYIRQLPFSAVQKLQMILDPGKLWEKFAVNIPKKIGIEFEPKYSYISIEQFSKIGRTSDGSPTRAILSDWGMQNVKVKDLISVLSESKLYAAADYLSVSLMEGKPVERKASDSEAERDEENINQDCKTKPDKTEQQKVETQLLRSATAAAADFPGAIGSGNDLSYASGGCPSGNLNAGFKNSGPTESDEIEEEEHALKSLLSVKEICLQHMNYNLLKTITGDFNEKELLFGGNLIGRGGFGTVYLGQFHNGFQIAVKCLKDDNEDMRKQFETELQVLSKYRHENIVHLLGSSKDGLQHCLIYQYMQNGSLEDRLCCKNDTTPLSCLLRIKIVKGTARGIAYLNGQGLVHRDIKSANVLLDKDFVPKVGDFATARMAPSGNSSTFKNTSVLIGTSAYLAPEAFQFDVSAKLDSYSFGVVLLELITGLPPFDNDREEKDLWSHIDENCDEIMDMVDQTAAPWNKQNIDTLYRIARNCLEHKKKKRPLVEHILPELEELS; encoded by the coding sequence ATGGGTCGCATAACAGTGACAGAAGAAACGTACATAAGACAGTTGCCATTTTCAGCTGTCCAGAAACTTCAAATGATTCTTGATCCAGGGAAATTATGGGAAAAATTTGCGGTAAACATTCCCAAAAAGATCGGCATCGAGTTCGAACCGAAATATTCGTACATCAGCATTGAGCAGTTCTCGAAAATTGGCCGAACATCCGACGGCAGTCCGACAAGAGCCATACTCTCCGACTGGGGAATGCAGAATGTAAAAGTCAAAGACTTGATCAGCGTTCTGAGCGAATCAAAACTGTACGCAGCTGCCGATTACTTGAGTGTAAGTCTCATGGAAGGAAAACCAGTTGAGAGGAAAGCCAGCGACAGCGAGGCGGAGAGAGATGAAGAAAATATTAACCAGGACTGTAAAACAAAACCTGACAAAACTGAGCAGCAGAAAGTAGAAACACAACTTCTCCGATCTGCCACAGCCGCCGCCGCCGATTTTCCAGGTGCAATCGGCAGTGGGAATGATTTATCCTACGCAAGTGGAGGTTGTCCATCGGGAAACCTGAACGCTGGGTTTAAGAACTCGGGTCCCACAGAAAGCGATGagatagaagaagaagaacatgCCTTAAAATCCTTACTTTCTGTGAAAGAAATATGTCTGCAGCACATGAATTACAATTTGTTGAAAACAATCACTGGCGACTTCAATGAAAAAGAACTTTTGTTTGGTGGAAATTTGATTGGCCGAGGAGGATTCGGAACGGTGTACCTTGGTCAGTTTCACAACGGGTTTCAGATTGCAGTGAAGTGTTTAAAGGATGATAATGAAGATATGAGGAAACAGTTTGAGACAGAGCTTCAGGTGTTGTCGAAATACCGCCACGAGAACATCGTACACTTGCTGGGAAGCTCAAAAGACGGCCTGCAGCATTGCTTGATTTATCAGTACATGCAGAATGGATCCCTTGAGGATCGATTATGTTGTAAGAACGACACCACACCCCTCTCGTGTTTGCTGAGAATAAAGATAGTCAAGGGCACGGCTCGAGGAATTGCTTATCTCAATGGGCAGGGTCTTGTACACCGAGATATTAAGAGTGCAAATGTCTTATTGGACAAAGACTTTGTTCCCAAAGTGGGTGATTTCGCCACTGCTCGTATGGCACCGTCGGGTAACAGCTCAACGTTTAAGAACACCAGTGTTCTCATTGGAACGTCGGCATACCTCGCGCCAGAAGCCTTTCAGTTTGACGTTTCCGCCAAACTCGACTCTTACAGTTTCGGTGTCGTCCTCCTTGAGCTTATCACAGGGTTACCTCCCTTTGACAATGATCGAGAAGAGAAGGATTTGTGGAGTCACATTGACGAGAATTGTGATGAAATAATGGACATGGTGGACCAGACGGCGGCACCGTGGAACAAACAGAACATTGACACTTTGTACAGAATAGCAAGGAACTGCCTCGAACACAAGAAGAAAAAACGCCCTCTTGTGGAACACATCTTGCCAGAATTGGAGGAATTGTCATGA